Within the Gloeobacter kilaueensis JS1 genome, the region CGGGTGGTGCTGCTGCAGCAAAAAAACGCCGGGGTGTCGGCGGCCCGCAACCTGGCGATTGCCCACGCCCAGGGCGCATTCATCGCCCCGATCGATGCCGACGATCTCTGGTATCCCCAAAAGATCGAAAAGCAACTGCGCCGCTTCGGTGAGGCGAACAAAGCGGTCGGCCTGGTCTATACCTGGACGGCGATGATCGATGAGACCGACGCCCTTACCGGGCGCTGGAGCGCCTGTCCCCTGGAGGGCAATGTCTGGTTGCCGCTGGTCTACCACAACTTCATCGGCAACGCCAGCGTACCCCTCATCCGCCGCGAGTGTCTGGAAGCGGTCGGCCCCTACAACTTGAAGCTCAAGATCGATAACACCCAGGGAGCCGAGGACTGGGATCTCTACCTGCGCATCGCCGAGCGCTACCCTTTTGCCCTGGTGCCCGAATTTTTAACCGGCTACCGCCAGTTGCGCGGCAGCATGTCCCGCAACTACCGGGCGATGGAGACGTTTGTCCGACTGGTGCTCGAAGGGGTGCGCGAGCGGCAGCCGGGGGTGCCCGAGCGGCTCCTGCGCTGGGCAATCGCCGATCTGTACTTTAACTTTGCCAAGTC harbors:
- a CDS encoding glycosyltransferase family 2 protein, with product MQALVSAILPAYNAEAFIARTLDSVLGQTHRELEVIVVDDGSRDRTPAIVEAYCRRDARVVLLQQKNAGVSAARNLAIAHAQGAFIAPIDADDLWYPQKIEKQLRRFGEANKAVGLVYTWTAMIDETDALTGRWSACPLEGNVWLPLVYHNFIGNASVPLIRRECLEAVGPYNLKLKIDNTQGAEDWDLYLRIAERYPFALVPEFLTGYRQLRGSMSRNYRAMETFVRLVLEGVRERQPGVPERLLRWAIADLYFNFAKSNRQANDYRASLGWLVRSALADPALLARRSYYRQLAADLLRLRSNQNAPEVPQAASLDLAELHQKVRSARRGRGDLQAVRLQKLALTSGRAT